The following are encoded in a window of Ranitomeya variabilis isolate aRanVar5 chromosome 6, aRanVar5.hap1, whole genome shotgun sequence genomic DNA:
- the LOC143782084 gene encoding uncharacterized protein LOC143782084 yields the protein MSSSDSPPPQQQRVSEAESDEELSEGGETGGEMQVEEEPSAAAAAPAAAAEGSPRQSQSRRTRRHGRPSASQRAPAEEEDDDDDDIDVDCLIEEVREREPLWNMADRRHADTGVTRRLWDEVCRTLFPRRESLHPQQQSKLVGKVRKRWRSLRDRFKREFNDEMKAPSGSAGRKRSRYKYGQALSFLRRTMLSRVTFSSHRAPASSSAPSEAIPPESATEGHVGRPHTSVLSSDPSVPSTSSAPSINHSSIRLMWGQNSRKTALKPV from the exons atgtcctcttctgacagccctcctccacagcaacagcgtgtatcg gaagctgaatcagatgaggagctgtcagaagggggcgagacgggtggagagatgcaagtggaggaggaaccaagt gctgctgctgctgctcctgctgctgccgctgaaggctctcccagacagtcccagagtcggcggactcgtcgccacggtcggccatca gcttcacagcgtgctcccgcagaagaggaggatgatgatgatgatgacattgatgtagactgtctcatcgaggaggttcgtgagcgggagccgctgtggaacatggctgaccgcaggcatgcagataccggtgtcacccgtcggctctgggacgaagtgtgtcgcaccctgtttccaaggcgggagagccttcatcctcagcagcagagcaaactag ttggaaaggttaggaagcggtggcggtcactgagggatcgctttaagagggaattcaatgatgagatgaaggccccgagtggctctgcaggaaggaagaggagcagatataaatatggccaggccctctccttcctgaggcgaaccatgctaagcagagt caccttctccagccaccgggcgcctgcatcttcctctgcgccctctgaagcgatccctcctgagtccgccactgagggccacgtcggtaggccccacacctctgtcctctcctctgacccctctgtcccctccacttcatccgccccaagca TCAACCActcctccattcgcctcatgtggggacaaaACAGTCGAAAGACTGCCTTGAAGCCCGTCTAG